The Petroclostridium xylanilyticum genome includes a region encoding these proteins:
- a CDS encoding carbohydrate ABC transporter permease, producing the protein MRDRNISSRLFDVFIYLVMIFVFVITLYPFLNILAISLNDSIDTVKGGIYLWPRVFTLRNYEEIFKYSNLTNAFKVSVLRTVIGTLLGVLCSMMLAYALSRRDFIARQLFTLLFVLTLYFGGGLIPDFMLIRKLGLINNFWVYILPGLISVWNIIVIRSFMDGIPFSLQESAKLDGANDFQIFLKIVFPLCMPVVATISLFVAVGQWNSWFDTYLYASSREELSTLQYELMKILANTTAGQSQPIRQLNSSQPVNMVSPESIRMAITIIATVPILLVYPFLQKYFVKGLTLGAVKS; encoded by the coding sequence ATGAGAGATAGAAATATTAGCAGTAGATTGTTTGATGTATTTATTTATCTTGTTATGATCTTTGTATTTGTCATAACGCTGTATCCATTTCTCAACATTCTGGCAATATCCTTAAATGACTCCATAGATACAGTTAAAGGTGGAATTTATTTGTGGCCGAGGGTGTTTACTTTAAGAAACTATGAGGAAATATTTAAGTACTCTAATTTGACTAATGCCTTTAAAGTATCGGTGCTAAGAACAGTCATTGGGACTCTATTAGGTGTACTGTGTTCAATGATGTTAGCTTATGCTTTAAGCCGGCGGGATTTTATTGCCAGGCAACTATTTACCTTATTATTTGTATTAACCTTGTATTTTGGCGGCGGATTGATACCGGACTTCATGCTTATAAGGAAATTAGGGCTTATTAATAACTTTTGGGTCTATATACTGCCTGGGCTGATATCGGTATGGAATATTATTGTGATTCGTTCCTTCATGGATGGAATCCCCTTCAGCCTGCAAGAGTCAGCAAAGCTGGATGGAGCTAACGACTTCCAGATATTTTTAAAAATTGTTTTTCCTTTATGTATGCCGGTAGTTGCGACCATCTCTCTTTTTGTCGCTGTTGGTCAATGGAATTCATGGTTTGATACTTATCTATATGCCAGTTCAAGAGAAGAGTTATCTACCTTGCAGTATGAACTAATGAAAATTCTTGCCAATACAACTGCGGGGCAATCCCAGCCAATACGGCAGTTGAATAGCAGCCAGCCGGTTAATATGGTTTCACCGGAATCCATTCGAATGGCAATTACGATTATAGCCACAGTGCCGATACTGCTTGTTTATCCGTTTCTGCAAAAATATTTTGTAAAGGGGCTTACTTTAGGAGCTGTTAAAAGTTAA
- a CDS encoding glycosyl hydrolase, translating into MEKIISKKHLTKLANPDASKEAMALISYFIDIYGKRILSGQHEAEFPYRSELDRIQALTGKLPAIRSMDFLNYSSSMDIEGWKGFKDDVTERAMDWYNNKNGIVTLCWHWYSPIGGNPGSKSFYTKETSFDLTKALKFGTKENQALMNDLDIIAGELARLRDAHVPVLWRPLHEADGGWFWWGAQGAEPCKELYWLMYDLFINQYKLNNLIWVWTFTGNGLAKDWYPGDDYVDIVGIDKYYEKGDYNPNIEGFKELVSFAGERKLITMPENGGIPDPDRLVGEKAGWLWFCTWWGEFITDEEWNNEEHIKKVFHHPYVITLDQLPNLRDYVGQS; encoded by the coding sequence TTGGAAAAGATTATATCAAAAAAGCATCTTACAAAGCTTGCCAATCCCGATGCTTCAAAAGAAGCAATGGCGCTAATCAGCTATTTTATTGATATTTACGGTAAACGCATTCTTTCGGGACAGCATGAAGCGGAATTTCCGTATAGGTCCGAGTTGGACCGTATTCAAGCACTTACCGGCAAGCTTCCGGCCATCCGGAGTATGGATTTTCTTAATTATTCTTCATCAATGGATATTGAAGGATGGAAAGGCTTTAAGGATGATGTTACAGAACGGGCCATGGACTGGTATAATAACAAAAATGGGATTGTTACGCTTTGCTGGCATTGGTATTCACCGATAGGTGGCAATCCCGGCAGTAAAAGTTTTTATACGAAGGAGACTTCCTTTGATCTGACAAAAGCTTTAAAATTCGGAACAAAGGAAAATCAAGCGCTGATGAATGATCTTGATATTATAGCAGGAGAACTGGCAAGGCTCAGAGACGCTCATGTCCCTGTTCTTTGGAGACCCCTGCATGAAGCGGACGGCGGCTGGTTTTGGTGGGGAGCTCAAGGAGCTGAACCCTGCAAGGAACTGTACTGGCTGATGTATGACCTTTTTATAAACCAATATAAATTAAACAATCTGATCTGGGTTTGGACTTTTACCGGCAATGGCCTGGCAAAAGACTGGTATCCGGGAGACGATTACGTAGATATTGTCGGTATTGACAAATACTATGAAAAAGGAGACTACAATCCCAATATTGAAGGGTTTAAAGAGCTGGTATCGTTTGCAGGAGAAAGGAAACTTATCACCATGCCGGAGAACGGTGGAATCCCCGATCCTGATCGGCTTGTGGGTGAGAAGGCCGGATGGCTTTGGTTCTGTACCTGGTGGGGTGAATTTATTACCGATGAGGAATGGAATAATGAGGAACATATAAAAAAGGTGTTTCATCACCCGTACGTAATTACTCTGGACCAATTGCCCAACTTGAGAGATTACGTTGGTCAAAGCTGA
- a CDS encoding response regulator transcription factor produces MLKVLLVDDEPAIREGLKTIIDWGKYEFYICGEAVDGEDGLKKILELHPDLVIVDIKMPGMDGIKMIQESKNLSCMCKFIILSGYSEFEYAKQAIEFGVNAYLLKPIDEDELAKKVKEVYEEINTDKKTKKMFTQSVSLSKDKIIENLVLGELNMELISICMETYHLDLIWDSYEVILINLQSTHPAGNKVRNNIRSDITEIVDEYGLGYVFETGNNFGILSKYNHHKRNSTPFTKLLKKLNSTIDIDVTIAVGKKVKNIIDIPVSYETAKELLDKKFLYGPEKILMDEEIRNRYKAHETDNINKLHIVELIEKLYIAIDVNNKKSIQDILDNLKGNFISYHEVEEKIKINYMNVYSLITNKLKIKHERGKDFLIPYEQVAAEIYSKKNIQDLHRYILEEFERISEQLDQSRADSTMKKILDYIERNYNEDLKLKVLADVFSYNSAYLGRMFKNFTGEYFNNYLDRIRIDKAKELLKGDLKVYEVSERVGYRNTDYFYSKFRKYAGTSPSVYKKKLKK; encoded by the coding sequence ATGTTAAAAGTATTATTAGTTGACGATGAGCCAGCCATAAGAGAGGGGCTTAAAACCATCATCGATTGGGGGAAATATGAATTTTACATTTGTGGGGAAGCAGTGGATGGTGAAGACGGCTTGAAGAAAATTCTCGAATTACATCCGGATTTGGTTATTGTTGATATAAAAATGCCCGGTATGGACGGTATAAAAATGATTCAAGAGTCGAAAAACCTCAGTTGCATGTGTAAATTTATTATCTTATCCGGATACTCTGAATTTGAGTATGCAAAACAAGCCATTGAATTTGGAGTTAATGCTTATTTATTAAAGCCCATTGATGAGGATGAATTAGCCAAAAAGGTAAAAGAGGTTTATGAGGAAATTAACACTGACAAAAAAACGAAGAAGATGTTTACGCAGAGTGTTTCCTTATCAAAGGACAAGATTATTGAAAACCTAGTCTTAGGGGAACTGAACATGGAATTGATTTCTATATGTATGGAAACTTACCATTTGGATTTAATATGGGACAGTTATGAAGTCATATTAATTAATCTTCAAAGTACTCATCCTGCAGGCAATAAGGTAAGAAACAACATAAGAAGTGATATTACTGAAATAGTTGATGAATATGGTTTAGGATATGTATTTGAAACAGGCAATAATTTTGGGATTTTATCTAAATATAATCATCATAAGCGAAACAGTACCCCATTTACTAAATTACTGAAAAAGCTTAATAGTACGATTGATATTGATGTCACTATAGCTGTTGGGAAGAAGGTTAAAAACATTATTGATATCCCAGTTTCCTATGAAACTGCTAAAGAATTATTGGATAAAAAATTTTTATATGGTCCTGAAAAAATTCTCATGGATGAGGAAATAAGAAACAGATATAAAGCGCATGAAACGGACAATATAAATAAACTGCATATAGTTGAACTTATTGAAAAGCTATATATTGCAATTGACGTGAATAATAAAAAAAGTATACAAGATATACTGGACAACTTGAAGGGAAACTTTATAAGCTATCATGAAGTAGAAGAAAAGATTAAAATTAATTATATGAATGTATATTCGCTCATAACCAATAAGCTAAAAATAAAACATGAAAGGGGCAAGGATTTTTTAATACCCTACGAACAAGTGGCAGCTGAAATATACAGCAAAAAGAATATTCAGGATTTGCACCGTTATATCCTTGAGGAATTTGAAAGGATTTCAGAACAATTGGACCAATCAAGGGCAGATAGTACTATGAAAAAAATATTAGATTACATTGAACGGAATTACAATGAAGATTTAAAATTAAAGGTTCTTGCAGATGTGTTCAGCTATAATAGTGCCTATTTGGGAAGAATGTTTAAAAATTTTACTGGAGAGTACTTCAATAATTATTTGGATCGAATAAGAATTGATAAAGCCAAAGAACTACTTAAAGGAGATTTAAAAGTATACGAGGTCAGTGAAAGAGTCGGGTATCGAAATACAGATTATTTTTACAGTAAATTCAGGAAATATGCAGGAACATCTCCCTCTGTTTATAAAAAGAAATTGAAAAAATGA
- a CDS encoding alkaline phosphatase, producing the protein MTKNFKKILSAILCLALVLSVIASFSNAAIAEQATVKNVIILIPDGMSIAGTTLARWYKGGQPLALDEMACGLVRTYWANGAITDSAPGGTALAVGYKTDNKYVGVLPKSEGARPIATILEAAKLSGRATGLVATSEFMHATPADFSAHYPSRSNYDALSEQQVYNGIDVVLGAGSKYIEAANRKDKEDLVQVIKDLGYDYVTTPEAMKASTANKLWGMFSPTSLAYDFDRDPSKEPSLAEMTEKAIEVLSKNPNGFFLMVEGSKVDWAAHANDPVGVVSDVLAFDAAVKVALDFAKSNKNTVVISVTDHGNGGISIGDAGTTKGYDDAPLSMFIDPLKKAKLTGEGIEKKLNADRSNIKEVMAEYFGITDLTEDEIKKIKETKAGSMNYTVGPMISRRAHIGWTTGGHTGEDVVLYIYSPNGDRLTGVVDNTDIAKYMARMMGVNLDEATNKLFVSAGDAFRAKGATVTWDTTDVSNPVVVVTKDSDVLRLPVYKNIAELNGTIIKMNGVTVYNGIKTYVPQEAIDLIK; encoded by the coding sequence ATGACTAAGAATTTCAAAAAGATTTTAAGTGCTATTCTCTGCCTGGCACTTGTATTAAGTGTAATAGCTTCATTTTCTAATGCAGCTATCGCAGAACAGGCGACCGTAAAGAATGTTATTATTTTAATTCCGGATGGAATGAGTATTGCCGGGACAACACTGGCAAGATGGTATAAAGGCGGCCAACCGCTTGCATTGGATGAAATGGCATGCGGTTTGGTAAGAACCTACTGGGCAAACGGCGCTATTACCGACTCGGCTCCCGGAGGAACTGCCTTGGCAGTTGGTTATAAAACAGATAACAAATATGTTGGTGTACTTCCTAAGAGTGAAGGCGCAAGACCGATTGCAACCATCCTGGAAGCTGCAAAATTATCCGGAAGGGCCACCGGACTGGTAGCTACATCAGAATTTATGCACGCTACTCCGGCAGATTTTTCAGCCCATTATCCATCCAGGAGCAATTATGATGCACTTAGCGAGCAGCAGGTTTATAACGGAATAGATGTAGTTTTAGGTGCCGGTTCAAAATATATTGAAGCGGCAAACAGGAAAGATAAAGAAGACTTGGTCCAGGTAATCAAAGACCTTGGATACGATTACGTGACAACGCCGGAAGCGATGAAAGCTTCTACTGCCAACAAGTTGTGGGGAATGTTCAGTCCTACATCCCTGGCTTATGACTTTGACCGTGACCCGTCAAAAGAACCAAGCCTGGCAGAAATGACCGAAAAAGCAATTGAAGTTCTGTCCAAAAATCCAAACGGTTTCTTCCTGATGGTAGAAGGAAGCAAAGTTGACTGGGCAGCCCATGCCAATGATCCTGTAGGGGTAGTCAGTGATGTCCTGGCTTTCGATGCGGCAGTCAAGGTTGCTTTGGATTTTGCAAAGAGTAATAAAAATACTGTAGTAATCTCTGTAACCGATCATGGAAACGGTGGAATTTCTATCGGGGATGCAGGAACAACAAAAGGATATGATGATGCGCCGCTGTCAATGTTTATAGATCCGTTAAAGAAAGCAAAATTAACCGGTGAAGGTATCGAAAAGAAGCTTAATGCAGATAGAAGCAATATCAAAGAAGTGATGGCTGAATATTTTGGCATCACCGATTTAACAGAAGATGAAATTAAGAAAATCAAAGAAACAAAGGCAGGAAGCATGAATTATACCGTCGGGCCGATGATCAGCAGGAGAGCGCACATTGGATGGACCACGGGAGGCCATACTGGTGAAGATGTGGTATTGTATATTTATTCTCCGAATGGCGACCGTCTTACCGGTGTAGTGGATAACACTGATATTGCCAAGTACATGGCAAGAATGATGGGTGTCAATTTAGATGAAGCTACCAATAAACTTTTCGTGTCTGCAGGAGACGCTTTCAGGGCAAAAGGTGCAACAGTAACATGGGATACTACAGATGTAAGCAACCCTGTGGTAGTCGTTACAAAGGATTCTGACGTACTAAGATTACCGGTATACAAAAATATTGCAGAGCTGAATGGTACAATCATTAAGATGAACGGGGTAACCGTATATAACGGGATTAAAACTTATGTGCCTCAAGAAGCAATTGATCTGATAAAATAG
- a CDS encoding ABC transporter permease, protein MQPNIQMDVLQRKNADKYRKKWDLKIIYEQRYLFLMSVPFLIWLIIFKYVPLWGWSMAFQNYKPARSFFEQEWVGFKHFIDLFREPQFYLVMRNTLSMSFLGLVFGFTAPILFAILLNEIRNIPFKRTIQTVSYLPHFVSWVIAGSLILKMLSVDGVLNDILLALGIITQPVQFMAMPKAFWFIATFAEIWKEMGWNSIIYLAAITGIDTELYEAAKVDGAGRFRQIWHITLPGIRSTIIVILIMSIGWLINIGFEKQFILGNPLVNDYAEVLDLYVLNYGVRLGRYSYGTAIGIFKSVVSIALLLFANQFAKKIGEGRIL, encoded by the coding sequence ATGCAACCTAACATACAGATGGATGTTTTACAGAGGAAAAATGCAGACAAGTACAGAAAAAAGTGGGATCTTAAAATTATATATGAACAAAGATATTTATTTCTAATGTCAGTGCCATTTTTGATATGGCTCATTATATTCAAATACGTTCCTTTATGGGGATGGTCAATGGCATTTCAAAATTATAAACCGGCAAGATCTTTTTTTGAACAGGAATGGGTGGGATTTAAACATTTTATCGATTTATTCCGGGAGCCGCAGTTTTACTTGGTAATGAGAAATACATTAAGTATGAGTTTTTTAGGTTTGGTTTTTGGGTTCACTGCACCTATCCTATTTGCTATATTGTTAAATGAAATTCGAAATATTCCATTCAAAAGAACAATACAAACGGTATCTTATTTGCCCCATTTTGTTTCGTGGGTTATTGCAGGTAGTTTAATTCTCAAGATGTTGTCTGTTGATGGCGTTTTGAATGATATCCTGCTAGCTCTTGGAATCATTACTCAACCGGTTCAGTTTATGGCAATGCCAAAGGCATTCTGGTTTATAGCGACTTTTGCGGAAATATGGAAGGAAATGGGCTGGAATTCAATTATTTATTTGGCTGCTATTACCGGAATAGATACAGAATTATATGAAGCTGCCAAAGTGGATGGGGCAGGACGGTTCAGGCAAATATGGCATATAACATTACCGGGGATAAGATCAACCATTATAGTTATTTTGATTATGAGCATTGGCTGGTTGATTAATATAGGTTTTGAAAAACAATTCATACTGGGAAACCCGTTAGTAAATGATTATGCGGAAGTTCTTGACCTTTATGTCCTTAATTACGGTGTCAGGTTGGGTAGATATTCATATGGTACAGCCATTGGAATTTTTAAATCCGTTGTAAGTATTGCACTATTGCTGTTTGCCAACCAATTTGCCAAAAAAATCGGTGAAGGAAGAATTCTGTAA
- a CDS encoding cache domain-containing sensor histidine kinase has translation MRVFNTFINKLNNIKIKKKLIITYIIAVIVPVLIVGIILTYGMRKMALNSTIKETTANIERIQIRLEEIFRIAVNIASEISLDEDVHEILSTQYQSTWEVVKTYWNYDDIRKYLYFYPQIKSIRIYSKNITLLENWEFMKVTSKTESLKWYQKAYDDEGKFIWDYAYDEIKDEYFLSLIKVIKNFDGKSLGVLIIELNKDYLQSVFYQEPFETFISTDGRIVAAKSGELTGKYGYMLGIKTDQKEWDAKILDIDYNLHPHKLIIKTFCPENSISSFQIVSVIPVENIVKDANEILLLGAQIITINLVLALVLIIIFSNGISKRIRILSQEMHKVVSGDFNTYSTVEGKDEIGQLSADLNHMIRSIKKLIYEVYEANLQKKQLDIKQKEIEFKMLASQINPHFLYNALETIRMKAHSRGENEIARIVKMFGIIMRKNLEVTNKAVPLEDEINLVRSYLEIQKFRFNDRMTYQINIHINIENYTILPLLLQPVVENAFVHGLENKKGNGEIIIDVKELDNCLVITVLDNGLGMTQSRLISILGSMNNRNEMNTKHIGLANVHQRIKLYYGEQYGIRIESALNEGTKVEIILPQKSEGGGLYVKSIIS, from the coding sequence ATGAGAGTTTTTAATACTTTTATAAATAAACTGAATAATATAAAAATCAAAAAAAAACTGATTATAACTTATATTATTGCTGTGATTGTACCTGTTTTAATTGTAGGCATTATTTTGACTTATGGAATGAGAAAAATGGCATTAAATTCAACCATCAAGGAAACAACTGCCAATATTGAAAGAATACAGATAAGATTGGAAGAAATTTTTAGAATAGCAGTTAATATTGCTTCAGAGATTTCTTTAGATGAGGATGTACATGAAATTTTGTCTACCCAGTATCAATCAACCTGGGAAGTTGTAAAGACTTATTGGAATTATGATGATATACGGAAATATCTTTATTTTTATCCCCAAATCAAAAGCATACGAATTTATTCGAAAAATATTACATTGCTTGAAAATTGGGAGTTTATGAAAGTAACGTCAAAAACAGAAAGTCTGAAATGGTATCAAAAAGCCTATGATGACGAGGGCAAGTTTATTTGGGATTATGCATATGATGAAATAAAAGATGAATATTTTCTCTCCTTGATAAAAGTCATTAAGAATTTTGACGGGAAATCTTTAGGGGTTCTAATAATTGAATTGAACAAGGATTATTTACAGTCTGTATTTTATCAGGAGCCTTTTGAAACCTTTATCAGTACAGATGGAAGGATTGTAGCTGCAAAGAGTGGTGAACTTACAGGAAAATATGGCTATATGCTAGGTATTAAAACAGATCAGAAAGAATGGGATGCTAAGATCTTAGATATTGATTATAACCTTCATCCACATAAATTAATTATAAAGACATTTTGTCCGGAAAATAGTATTAGCAGCTTTCAAATTGTTTCCGTTATTCCGGTTGAAAATATTGTAAAAGATGCAAATGAAATTCTTTTACTGGGTGCTCAGATTATAACAATAAACTTGGTACTGGCCCTGGTTTTGATTATTATTTTTTCCAACGGGATTAGTAAAAGGATTCGCATATTAAGTCAGGAAATGCATAAAGTAGTTTCGGGAGATTTTAATACTTATTCTACTGTTGAAGGAAAAGATGAAATCGGACAGTTATCTGCAGATTTGAATCACATGATAAGGAGTATCAAAAAATTGATATATGAGGTATATGAAGCAAATCTGCAAAAAAAACAATTGGATATTAAGCAAAAAGAGATTGAATTTAAAATGCTGGCCAGTCAAATTAACCCTCATTTTTTATATAATGCTTTAGAGACAATAAGAATGAAAGCCCACAGCAGGGGAGAAAATGAAATTGCGCGTATTGTAAAAATGTTTGGGATAATTATGCGTAAGAATCTGGAAGTTACAAATAAAGCAGTTCCCCTAGAAGATGAGATTAATCTTGTTAGGAGTTACTTGGAAATCCAAAAGTTTAGATTTAATGATCGAATGACCTATCAAATTAATATTCATATCAATATTGAGAATTATACTATACTTCCATTACTTCTTCAGCCAGTCGTAGAAAATGCTTTTGTTCATGGCCTTGAAAATAAAAAAGGTAATGGCGAAATTATTATTGATGTTAAGGAGTTAGACAATTGTTTAGTCATAACTGTTTTAGATAACGGTCTAGGAATGACGCAAAGTCGATTGATATCCATATTAGGGTCCATGAATAACAGGAATGAGATGAATACTAAGCATATTGGACTAGCGAATGTCCACCAGAGGATTAAATTATATTACGGAGAACAATATGGAATTCGAATTGAAAGTGCATTAAATGAAGGTACAAAAGTAGAAATCATATTACCACAGAAGTCAGAAGGCGGGGGATTGTATGTTAAAAGTATTATTAGTTGA
- a CDS encoding ABC transporter substrate-binding protein yields MQVKKTISIILVYVLCFSLLAGCGQKKDAVSQNDTKQAENQTEEKTDTQEKLEPIEFTMFCYDRNENYENFESPVAQKIKEKTGVTLKIEYPVGDPEQKIGVMLASGEYPDFIFAKTSQTKFISSGIFLKLDDLIEKHGPNIKKLYGDYLKRLRYSLEDPSIYVLGTYGVYEEKWEPEKGFQLQHAVVKELGFPKLKTLKDFEEAIKAYMVKHPTIDGQPTIPLSLIADDWRLFIGVENPAVFATGGPDDGHWYVDPETQEATLHFFRPEEREYFRWLNHMNNVGLLDPESFVQKYDQYIAKIASGRVLALADAYWNYHWNAEMTLKQDGKEERMYGMYPLVLNEGIKIKEFQSPGYSAGWGIGITNTVKDPVRAIKFFDFLASDEGQILTHWGIEGVHYNIVNGKRVLTEEQKRARREKNFSKETGVGVYGYPFPERGVGATDETGQLYTPTTKETIKEGYTDIEKEVLTAYGVEMWMDLYPSRNEFPVKPWGAAWQINLPGDSEAQVIFTKCEDIMKKRLPQAILAKPADFDKAYDAFLAELKAAGAQKLEQEFNKLLKERIQLWNK; encoded by the coding sequence ATGCAGGTAAAAAAAACAATAAGTATTATTCTCGTTTATGTACTTTGTTTTTCATTGTTGGCCGGCTGTGGTCAAAAAAAAGATGCAGTCTCCCAAAATGATACAAAGCAAGCAGAAAATCAAACTGAAGAGAAGACTGATACACAAGAAAAATTAGAGCCCATTGAATTTACAATGTTCTGTTACGACAGAAATGAGAACTACGAAAATTTTGAAAGTCCGGTAGCACAAAAAATCAAGGAAAAAACCGGAGTTACATTAAAGATTGAATATCCGGTTGGAGACCCGGAACAAAAAATAGGAGTTATGTTGGCCAGTGGCGAATATCCGGATTTTATATTTGCGAAAACAAGTCAAACAAAATTTATTTCCTCTGGAATATTTCTGAAGTTAGATGATTTAATTGAAAAACATGGCCCGAATATTAAAAAACTATATGGCGATTATTTAAAAAGACTTCGATATAGTTTAGAAGACCCATCAATTTATGTCCTTGGTACCTATGGCGTATATGAAGAAAAATGGGAACCGGAAAAAGGATTTCAGCTCCAGCATGCAGTTGTGAAAGAATTAGGTTTCCCTAAACTGAAAACATTAAAAGATTTTGAAGAAGCAATTAAAGCTTATATGGTAAAGCATCCCACCATTGATGGACAACCTACAATACCTTTATCATTAATTGCAGACGATTGGCGGCTTTTTATTGGAGTAGAAAATCCGGCAGTATTTGCAACCGGCGGGCCTGATGATGGACACTGGTATGTTGATCCGGAAACTCAAGAAGCAACTCTTCATTTCTTTAGACCGGAAGAACGGGAATACTTCAGATGGCTCAATCATATGAACAACGTTGGATTATTGGATCCGGAAAGTTTTGTTCAAAAATATGACCAGTATATTGCAAAAATTGCATCCGGTAGAGTTCTTGCATTGGCTGATGCGTATTGGAATTATCACTGGAATGCAGAAATGACGTTAAAGCAGGACGGAAAAGAAGAGAGAATGTATGGAATGTATCCGCTTGTTTTAAATGAAGGAATAAAAATCAAAGAATTCCAAAGTCCAGGTTATTCTGCAGGATGGGGTATCGGCATTACCAATACTGTTAAAGATCCTGTAAGAGCAATCAAATTTTTTGATTTTCTAGCTAGTGATGAAGGGCAGATTTTGACACACTGGGGAATTGAAGGAGTACACTATAATATTGTTAATGGAAAACGTGTGTTAACAGAGGAACAGAAGAGAGCAAGACGAGAAAAGAACTTCTCAAAAGAAACCGGTGTTGGAGTTTATGGTTATCCGTTTCCTGAAAGAGGAGTGGGTGCAACGGATGAGACAGGACAATTATATACTCCGACTACCAAAGAAACCATTAAAGAAGGATACACAGACATAGAGAAAGAAGTATTGACCGCTTATGGTGTTGAAATGTGGATGGATTTATACCCATCCAGGAATGAATTTCCTGTAAAGCCATGGGGAGCCGCATGGCAGATTAACTTGCCGGGAGATTCGGAAGCGCAGGTTATTTTTACAAAGTGTGAAGATATCATGAAAAAAAGATTACCTCAGGCCATTTTGGCAAAACCAGCTGATTTTGACAAAGCATATGATGCGTTTTTAGCTGAATTAAAAGCTGCGGGTGCTCAAAAATTAGAACAGGAATTCAATAAATTATTAAAAGAAAGGATCCAGCTGTGGAACAAATAG
- a CDS encoding AraC family transcriptional regulator, with product MQYSDLPVAEIAERVGINNVSHFINLFKNRVDITPLAFRNKWQRPK from the coding sequence CTGCAATACTCCGACCTCCCGGTTGCCGAAATCGCAGAAAGAGTAGGCATTAACAATGTAAGCCATTTCATCAATCTGTTTAAAAACCGGGTCGATATTACACCACTGGCCTTCCGTAACAAGTGGCAGCGTCCGAAATAA